The following coding sequences lie in one Epinephelus moara isolate mb chromosome 17, YSFRI_EMoa_1.0, whole genome shotgun sequence genomic window:
- the LOC126404627 gene encoding uncharacterized protein LOC126404627, translating to MFTATPTELISPTIKSPSTLTQTTPSLATPLQKSTQTAVITTPATTQVEATASETTSVSRTIHTTPLHSTPLISGETSIPRHMTDSVTTTTQTATVMAPESTAHGLPTPATTATDSSSTHLPTLSTVTQPKASTTPFSETTKQPRTSPKSTISTPPQSSASPITLSPSLSSPSGTSTTSMNTQNGGRSSVPPNTFTKLPADTSALQSTIQSTGIPSATQLQSVSLVPSEAPSSTASTNPTPQLSNSTAGSMNSPQTARTTNVETTATPTNMSTAVPITVPSSSMSSSELVSQTTSSDSQKPVTSTTFISDASTLNPAKANTTQQQVDPTALPLTRGNIVFFKYSPKIASVRPLAFDYPTVIWTTFPVSNAMDADSEEQHEPDQSNTSEIPTLPPEV from the exons ATGTTCACAGCAACACCAACAGAGCTAATTTCACCCACCATAAAATCACCCAGTACACTGACACAAACTACACCGTCTTTGGCAACACCACTACAAAAATCAACACAAACTGCAGTCATAACCACACCAGCAACAACTCAAGTAGAAGCTACAGCATCTGAAACGACAAGTGTGTCAAGAACAATTCACACAACTCCATTACACAGTACACCTTTAATAAGCGGAGAAACATCTATTCCAAGACACATGACAGATTctgtcacaacaacaacacaaactgccACAGTAATGGCACCTGAATCTACAGCCCATGGTTTACCTACtccagcaacaacagcaacagactCTTCGTCAACACACCTGCCAACACTGTCTACAGTGACTCAACCTAAAGCATCCACAACACCTTTTAGTGAGACTACTAAGCAACCAAGAACATCTCCAAAATCTACAATCAGCACCCCTCCACAGAGTTCAGCCTCTCCCATCACACTCAGTCCATCACTAAGTAGCCCTTCAGGAACCTCGACTACATCCATGAATACACAAAATGGTGGACGTTCATCAGTCCCTCCCAACACATTCACCAAACTGCCAGCTGATACGTCAGCATTACAAAGTACAATACAATCAACAGGCATACCCTCTGCTACACAACTGCAAAGTGTCTCACTGGTCCCCAGTGAAGCACCTTCCAGCACTGCATCTACAAACCCAACCCCCCAACTATCTAACTCAACAGCAGGATCGATGAACTCACCTCAGACTGCCAGGACAACAAATGTGGAAACAACTGCAACTCCAACAAACATGTCAACGGCTGTCCCTATAACTGTGCCATCCAGCTCTATGTCATCATCTGAACTTGTGTCTCAAACCACATCATCTGACTCCCAAAAACCTGTGACATCAACGACATTTATCTCAGATGCATCAACCCTAAATCCTGCCAAAGCCAACACGACACAGCAGCAAGTTGATCCTACTGCTCTTCCCTTAACCAGAGGAAATATagtgtttttcaaatatagCCCCAAAATTGCTTCTGTGAGGCCCCTTGCCTTTGATTACCCAACTGTGATCTGGACCACATTTCCAGTTTCGAATGCCATGGATGCAGACTCTGAGGAGCAACACGAGCCCGATCAGAGCAACACAAGTGAG attcCCACATTGCCACCAGAGGTGTGA